GACCTCTTCTTCGCTTCGGGGCGGCTGGCGATCCATAAATAGACGGAACCCCCAGCAAGAAGCAAGAACGCAATAGCTCCTGCGGCAATATCCCCCTCCAGAATTAACCATAAGGGCAGCAGCACCGCCATCACCGCAGCAGCGAAAGACAATCGAAGTAGCATTTGCCTAAGTTTAACTTTCCCCTGCACTGAAAGCTCCTCCGCCATGCGAAGATGCTGCAGCCTGTCCGCTTCCCGTTCCTGCTGATGCTCGGCGTCCTTCATCAACATCCGCCAGCGGGAGTAATCTTTTGCTAGATGCTGCAGTACGGCCATTTCATCGTTCTCAAGACCATAATCGGCTGAAACCAAGGGAATTCCTTTTTTCTTCAATTCTATCTCCAGAGCCTGAATCAACTCTTGCTCTCTTCGCATCTGCAGCTGCAGCCCACCGAGTTCAGCTGCCTTCTGCTGCCGTTTCATGGACAGCTGCTGCAGCCTTCCTTGAAAGGAACGGATTTGTTCCTAAGTGAAATCGAAACGGGAAATGCTTCCAACATCTGCATCGTCCACTCCGCATCGATATGCTTCAGCATGCTGCCCACTTTCTCTTGCAGATGCTCCAGCTCCACGTCCAATTGAGCAGCTGTTCGCAGCTGTTCATCATAGACCGGGAGCTGCTCCAGCAGCGCATTCAGCGCTGTCGCATGCGCCAAGAGCTCCGGCCGGATATCGAGGCCGGCCAGCTCTTCCTGCAGCGCGCGCTGCTTCACGGCTGCGCGCGCCAGCTCGCTCTGGATGCGCTCCTGCTCCGCTTCGAGCGCATCCAGCCTCGCGGACGCTTGCTCCGGGAAGCCGCCGGGCTGCGGCAGCGCCGCAAGCTCCTGGCCGATTCTCTTCAAGCGGATCCATCCGCTTCGAGCCTTCCCGGCCAGGTCCAGCCAGCGCTGCTCGGCGCGCAGCGCCTCCAGCTGCCGCTCAGCGGCAGCGATGCGCTCCTCCGCCGAGCGGCGTTCCTCCTGCAGCCGATCATAGTCGGCTGCCTGGTCCCGGCTGCGGCGCAGCGCCTGCTCCAGCCCCTCAAGCTCCCTCAGGAGAACATTGATCTCCTGATTGCGACCGCGGGGCTTGTACAGGCTCTCCGCCTGCGCCGCCAGCTTCCGCTGCGCGTCCATGATCGCGGAGCCGCTTACGCCAAGACCGGCGCTGTACAGATAGCCGCTCAGCTCTTCCGTCTGCAGAGTGCGAAGCTCCTGCAGCTCCGTCAGCCCGAAGGCGAACAAGCTGCGGAAGAGGTCGGCCGAGAGGCCGCCCAGCAGCGTGCTGAGCAGCTCTTCTCCCCCGGTCGTACCGTCGGGGAGCGTAACTAGAACGCGCCCGGACGAGGCGCGTCTGCCGCCTGCGGCCGGCGCGTCGTACCGTTCGACGCGGATCTGCTGACCCTGCTCGTTCTCCAGGGTCAGCCAGCCGCCGTGGGCGCCTCCGCCCTGCGGCTCATAGCGCTCGGCCCGGCTCGACCTCGCCGGGAAGCCGAACAGCACGGCACGCACGAAGCCCATGAGCGTGCTTTTGCCCGCTTCGTTGGCGCCGTAGAACAGCGTAAGCGGGCCGTTCGTATACAGTGTCCTCTCCCGGAGGACACCGAAGCCTTCCACATGGATGGAGATGATTCTCATCCATCCCACCCCCCATCCGCGGATAACAGGTCCGCGGCCAGCTCTTCCGCAGCGCGCAGCCACTCGCGCAGCTGCTCGGGGCTTCGCGCAGCCGGGCCTCCGGCTGTCTGCGGCAAGCCCTGCAGCGCAGCCAGCGCCTCGGCTGCGAAACCGCTGAGCGCTGCGCTATCGGCGCGCAGCTCTTCAGAAAGGCGCAGCAGATCGCCAAGAAAGCTCTTCTGCTGCCTCAGCGCATGTAGATCGAGCTCCCCGCCCTGTGCGGTCCTCGATTGATTCAATCCAGACGAAGCGGCTGCGCTCCGCTTCGTCCTCCCGCAGCTCGGCGGTCAGCTCGTCCAGCGCCCGCCCCCTTCGCAGCAGGCCGTGCACGGGACCACGGCCTTCCAGCACGATGCGAACGACGGCGTCACGGCCGTCCGCTTCCGCCCTTACCCGCTCGAGGAGCTCCCCGAGCCGGTCCTTAAGTTCTTGCTCCGTCTGCATACCCGCGACGGACAAAGACTCTCGGAACCAACGCACTTGGTCCAGCGCGTGAAAGGTGAGCTCCGCTCGACCGTCTTCCTGTATGTCCACGATGTAGCAGCCGCGAGGGCCGGTTTCGCGAATGCTGCGCCCTTGAAGATTGCCCGGGTATACGATGGCCGGACTTTCATTCAGCACTTCGCGGGTATGTACATGACCAAGCGCCCAGTAATGCATCCCGGCTGCGAGCAGATCGGATTTGCTGCAGGGCGCATAATTGTCATGTGAAGCATCGCCATCGACATTGGTATGAAGCAGTCCAATCTGGCAGATGTCCTCTGCCTTTGCACGGAAGCGCTGCGCCAAATTCTCGGTAACCGCAGCAGTTGCATAGGAGATGCCGTGAATGTGAGCAATGACGCCGCGGCCCGGCTTTACCACCTCGGCGGTTTCTACCCGGTCGCATGCAAAAAAATGGACGGCAGCCGGCCATTGTAGCTTCGCTGCGCGTCCATCCTCGGGGTCATGATTGCCATGAACGATATAAGCGGGAATTCCTTCCTCCGCCAGATGACGCAATGCTTTTTGAAATCGAATTTGAGCGCGAAGGGAACGATCCGCCAGATCGTACACATCCCCGCTTATTACGATAAAATCGACCCGCTCTTGAATAGCTAAGTTCACAAGTAGGCTTAAAGCCTCAAAAGTAGATTCCCGCACACGCTCGCGAACGGTTGCGGGAATCTGGTTCATACCTTTGAACGGGCTATCCAGATGCAGATCGGCGGCATGCAGAAACCGCAATCTCTTCATGATTGCACCGCCTTTCTTCCGGTTGTATGTCAGTTTGCTATGATTTCTTCACTCGGTACAGCTCATATACGCCTTTCAACTGTTGGAGCACTCGGTTCAGCGAGTA
This genomic window from Paenibacillus hexagrammi contains:
- a CDS encoding AAA family ATPase, whose translation is MRIISIHVEGFGVLRERTLYTNGPLTLFYGANEAGKSTLMGFVRAVLFGFPARSSRAERYEPQGGGAHGGWLTLENEQGQQIRVERYDAPAAGGRRASSGRVLVTLPDGTTGGEELLSTLLGGLSADLFRSLFAFGLTELQELRTLQTEELSGYLYSAGLGVSGSAIMDAQRKLAAQAESLYKPRGRNQEINVLLRELEGLEQALRRSRDQAADYDRLQEERRSAEERIAAAERQLEALRAEQRWLDLAGKARSGWIRLKRIGQELAALPQPGGFPEQASARLDALEAEQERIQSELARAAVKQRALQEELAGLDIRPELLAHATALNALLEQLPVYDEQLRTAAQLDVELEHLQEKVGSMLKHIDAEWTMQMLEAFPVSISLRNKSVPFKEGCSSCP
- a CDS encoding metallophosphoesterase family protein → MKRLRFLHAADLHLDSPFKGMNQIPATVRERVRESTFEALSLLVNLAIQERVDFIVISGDVYDLADRSLRAQIRFQKALRHLAEEGIPAYIVHGNHDPEDGRAAKLQWPAAVHFFACDRVETAEVVKPGRGVIAHIHGISYATAAVTENLAQRFRAKAEDICQIGLLHTNVDGDASHDNYAPCSKSDLLAAGMHYWALGHVHTREVLNESPAIVYPGNLQGRSIRETGPRGCYIVDIQEDGRAELTFHALDQVRWFRESLSVAGMQTEQELKDRLGELLERVRAEADGRDAVVRIVLEGRGPVHGLLRRGRALDELTAELREDEAERSRFVWIESIEDRTGRGARSTCAEAAEELSWRSAAPF